Within the Gemmatimonadota bacterium genome, the region CCCGTGAAGATTCCCAGTTCGTGCCCCTCTTCCTCTTCACCGTGATCTTCTTCGTGCTCGTGGATCCATCCGAACTCCGAACCGATCCATGGGTGGGGCTCGATGCCAACGCCCATTTCCAACTGTTCGGCCGCCGTAGACGTGGAAGTTTCCCCCTCGGACGATTGTTTGCGCGAAACGGTAAACTCCGCCACGCCCCCGATTTCAATAAACCTGAGAAATGACTCCTCGCCGGGCTTCTCGTCGGTTTCCTGCGCGGAGGCGAAGCCAATGCACAACACGGCCGGTAACATCATGGCAAAGGCAACCAGGATCTTTGCTGTACCTTTCAACGGGCTAGTCTCCATGGTTTGTACTTACGCTGTCTCGTTATAATCAGAAAACCAATGCGTGTTTTTAGTCTGCACTAAATAAATAATTATATTAGATATGTGTCAATAATTAGTTTCAGAAAATCCCCAAGACGGTTCGCCGGCCGAGATCACAGTAAATCCGACCTTACGCGTACGGAGGGCGATTGAGGTCGATTTCACACCTGAAGGACAGCAGATCGACTTGGGATACACCGATGATCGGCTGCTACGACGAGTGGGCGGCGGATATGCAGGCGAGCGGACGCCGGATATGCCCGGTACCGGCGGATCTTCGGTACCGGCGGATCGATCCGGTTCAGGGATGGGGCGCCATGAAAACCAGGACCACCAGCCGGCCCTCGCTCGAGTTGAGTACGCCGTGGTCCACGCCGGGCGGACACAGCACCGCCGTACCGGGAACGCCCTTTACGGTTTCTTCGCCGACAGTGAAATCGCCCTTCCCTTCCAGCACGTAGTAGATCTTGTCGTTTTCGGCGTGGCTGTGGGCCTTCTGTTCCTGGCCGGGTTCGAAACAGTAGATATCGCAGAACATGCGATCCGTATCGAAGAGATTGACCTTCTGGAACTTGTCGTCCGAGAAGCGTTTCTGATCCGGTACGTATGCCACCGGCATGATGGATGGCTCCTGTGATGACAGGTTGAGGGACAGGTCGCCGGGCAGACAAAGACCTTGCGATAAATCGGTGCCCCGGCTTACTTTGAACGCGATTGAATGTACCCGCGCAACGCCTTGATGTCAACCGGCGTCACGTGCGGACCTCGAGTTCGTGCAAGGAGTAAAACGAGGAATCGTCCAGCAAGCATGACCCACGAAATCGCCATAGGCCCGCACCGCATTACATCGCTTAAACCCGGCATGCCCATCCTCACGCTGGCGCCCATGGCAGGCATCAGCAACTGGCCTTTCCGGTTGATCTGCGCGAAGATGGGCGCCCAGATGGTCGGCGTGGAGTTCATCAACTGCAACGCCATTCTCCACAAGAACCCGAAGACGCTTCAGATGATGAACTTCTGCGACGCCGACATCTACCGCGATACCGGCATGTCGCTGCTCGCGGCGCAGATCTACGGGAACGACATCGGCCGCATGGTGGAAGGCGCGCTGGTGCTGGAGGAAAAGGGTGCACAGATCATGGACATCAACTTCGGGTGCTCCGTGCCCAAGATCCTGCGGTCCGATTCCGGCGCCGCTTTTCTCAAGGACATCGACCGGATGATGAACGCGGTGCGCAGCGTGGCCGAGGCCGTCTCGATTCCGGTCATCATCAAGACGCGGCTGGGCTGGGACCACGACAACATCAGCATCCTGGAAGTGGTGAAACGCGCCGCGGACTCCGGCGCCCACGCCGTGGCGGTGCACGCCCGAACCGTGGCGCAGAAGTTCAACGGGACCGCGGACTGGTCATGGATCGCCCGGGCCGTGGAAGTCTCCCCAGTGCCGATCTTCGGAAACGGCGACGTGTTCACCTACGAGGACGCGGTGCGCATGGTGGAAGAGACCGGGTGCGCCGGCGTGATGATCGCACGGGCCGCGAGGGACAATCCCTACATCTTCTCCGGCGCGCGGATTCCGACGTTTACCGAGCGCGTCCGGCTCGCCCGGGACCACCTGGGCATGATGGTGGAGTACAAGGGGGAGAAGGTCGGCGTGATGGAAATGCGCAAGTTCTTCGCTTCATACTTCAAGGGCTTTCCCAACGCGTCGCACCTGAGAACCGATCTCGTCCAGGTGGATACGGTCACGCAGGCCCATCGGATTCTGGACGAGTGGGTGACTGATTCGGATCGTCACTCGCATGATGCTTGATCACGCGGCCTTCCGAAAAATAAACCACGCCTTCGGCGATGTTCGTGGCGTGATCGGCCAGGCGTTCGATGTGGCGGGAAATAAAGATCAATTGCATCGCCTGGGGCACCGACCCTGAATCTTCCTTCATGCAGGCCAGCAGTTCCTCGAAGATCTGGTCCTGCAGCTGATTGACCTCCTCGTCCCTGTCGCAGACGTCCATGGCCAGCTGCTCGTCTCCGCGCACGAAGGCGTTGAGGCTGTCCTTGACCATGGACTGGGAAAGGTCCGCCATGCGCGGCAGGTCGACGAGCGGTTTCAGGAGGGGCAACCCGGCGAGCTGTTTCGTTTTCTTGGCGATGTTGACGGCGATGTCGCCCAGCCGTTCCAGGTCGATCGTGATCTTCATGCTGGCCGCGACAAAGCGCAGGTCCCGCGCGATGGGGTGCTGAAGCGCCAACAGCCGGATGCACTGCTCGTCGATCTCCAGTTCCATGGCGTCGATGGATTGATCGCCGGCGATGACCTGATCGCACAATTCGACGTCGCGCTCCACGTGCGCCGTGATCGCCCGGGCGATCTGTTCCTCCACGAGCGCGGCCATGCTCAGCAGGGCGGACTTCAGGTCTTCCAGTTGTTGTTGAAGTTGTGTTTCCATGGTCGCTATCCGGCCCGGCCCGTGATATAGTCCTCCGTGCGCCGGTCCCGGGGCGTGGTGAACATCGCGTCGGTCACGCCCATTTCCACCAACTCGCCTTTGAGCATGAACCCGGTGTACTCCGACACACGCGCTGCCTGCTGCATATTGTGCGTCACGATAACAATGGTGTAGTCGTCCTTCAGATCAAGCATTAATTCCTCGATCCTGGACGTGGCGACGGGGTCCAGCGACGAGCACGGCTCGTCCATGAGCAGGACCTCCGGTTCGACCGCGATCGCCCGCGCGATACAGAGCCGTTGCTGCTGTCCGAGGGAAAGTCCAAGGGCGCTCTCCTCGAGTTGTTCCTCGACCTCCTCCCACAGAAAGGCCCGGCGCAGGCACCGTTCCACGATCTCGTCGAGAAAATCGCCGGACTTCACGCCATGGATCCGGGGGCCGTAGGCCACGTTCTCGTAGATCGACTTGGGGAAGGGATTCGGTTGCTGGAAGACCATGCCCACGCGCCGGCGCAGCCGCGTAACGTCGGTGTCCGGTCCGTAGATGTCCACCCCGTTCATCCGTATCGTACCCGTCATGCGGGCCTGGGGAACGAGGTCGCTCATGCGGTTGACCAGCCTGAGCAGTGTCGTCTTTCCGCAGCCTGAAGGTCCGATAAAGGCCGTGATGACCTGGCGGTCGATCGCCATGGTCACGTCGTTCAGCGCGGGCCGGTCCCCGTACCAGAAGGACACGTGGTCCACATCGATGATCGTCTCCTCACGCAGGATCTTCGGCGTGACCGGCGCGTTTTCAGTCGTCATTCGTTAGAACCTCTTTTGCCCGCTGCTTGCGCCCGCCGCTTATGCGCTTACCGGTAATATCTACGCCGCGGCCAGCGAATAGCGTCTCCTCAGCCTGCTTCTGAGCCCGATCGCCGCCGCGTTCAGCGCGACCACGATGGCCAGCAGCAACAGGGTGGACGTATACGCCATGGGTAGAGACGCCTCTCCTCCATCCGGCCTGAAACCCGTGTCGAAGATATGAAACCCAAGGTGCATGAACTCGCGTTCCAGGTGCACGAAAGGCCATGCGCCGTCCACGGGCAACTCGGCGGAAAAGGCGACGGCCCCCGTGATCATCAACGGCGCCACGGTACCGGCCGCCCGTGCCATGGACAGGATCAAGCCCGTGAGCATGGAAGGCAGCACCACGGGCACGACGACGCGCCAGAGCGTCTCGAACCGCGTCGCACCCAGGGCGTGAGACGCTTCGCGGATTCCCGGGGGCACGCCGGCCAGCCCTTCCTCCACGGCCACGATCACCACGGGCAGGGTGAGCAGGGCCAGGGTCAGCGAGCACCACAGGATGCCGCCGCGGCCTAAAGTCGGTTCTGGAAGATCCGCCGCGAAGAACCAACGATCCAGGGTCCCTCCCAGAAAATAAACGAAGAATCCGAGTCCGAAAACCCCGAATACGATGGAGGGTACCCCGGCCAGGCTGTTCACGGCGATACGCACCGCGTTCAGGAACGGACCCGGCCTTCCGTATTCTCTCAGATAAAAGGCCGCCAGCACGCCGAAGGGCATGACGACGATCGACATGAGGATGACCATAGCCGCCGTGCCGAAAATCGCCGGGTAGACTCCACCAAGCCGGTTTTCATCTCTCGGGGGCGCCCACAGGTAGGACCAGGCGCTTCCCGTGTAGTGTCGGACCCTTGTCCACGTGGTCATCGCATTGGGTGCGTAGATTCGCTGGACGTTCGCCAGGGAAATGGTGTGCTGCCGGCCATCCACCGAAGACAGGACGATGGACAGCGCTTGCCGCCGCCGCAGGCGTTCCAGTTCCGAGGACTGTTCCCGGTAATGGGCCCGAACGGCATCATAACCCCGGGCGACGACTATTCCGTCATCAACAAACGAATCCAGGAAGCCGAAGGCGTCCCCGCCCCGAACCTGTTCCACGACCACGGCCTCGCGGGGCGCGTCCCGTCCCGCGACCCCACCTTCCTCCAGCCAGATGTGTTCATCCGGATACAACGTTAGGTCCCCGGTCCGCACCCTCAATCGATAGGCCATGGATCGCTTGCCCGCGGAGTCGGTGGTGCCGACGCCCACGCGGGACGTCTCGTGGCCCAGGATAACCCTGCCGTCGCGCATAACGTACCGGGTCAATTCCTGGGGCCAGAACCCGCCCAGTCCATGCACGACGATCACCAGGATCAGTCCCGCCGCCATGAGGAAGCCGACGACCAGGGCTCCCCCGGACAGCCAGATCAGGGCGTCATCCTTTGACCACTTCGAACCCATCGCGTCTC harbors:
- a CDS encoding cupin domain-containing protein, encoding MPVAYVPDQKRFSDDKFQKVNLFDTDRMFCDIYCFEPGQEQKAHSHAENDKIYYVLEGKGDFTVGEETVKGVPGTAVLCPPGVDHGVLNSSEGRLVVLVFMAPHP
- a CDS encoding tRNA dihydrouridine synthase DusB translates to MYPRNALMSTGVTCGPRVRARSKTRNRPASMTHEIAIGPHRITSLKPGMPILTLAPMAGISNWPFRLICAKMGAQMVGVEFINCNAILHKNPKTLQMMNFCDADIYRDTGMSLLAAQIYGNDIGRMVEGALVLEEKGAQIMDINFGCSVPKILRSDSGAAFLKDIDRMMNAVRSVAEAVSIPVIIKTRLGWDHDNISILEVVKRAADSGAHAVAVHARTVAQKFNGTADWSWIARAVEVSPVPIFGNGDVFTYEDAVRMVEETGCAGVMIARAARDNPYIFSGARIPTFTERVRLARDHLGMMVEYKGEKVGVMEMRKFFASYFKGFPNASHLRTDLVQVDTVTQAHRILDEWVTDSDRHSHDA
- the phoU gene encoding phosphate signaling complex protein PhoU, producing the protein METQLQQQLEDLKSALLSMAALVEEQIARAITAHVERDVELCDQVIAGDQSIDAMELEIDEQCIRLLALQHPIARDLRFVAASMKITIDLERLGDIAVNIAKKTKQLAGLPLLKPLVDLPRMADLSQSMVKDSLNAFVRGDEQLAMDVCDRDEEVNQLQDQIFEELLACMKEDSGSVPQAMQLIFISRHIERLADHATNIAEGVVYFSEGRVIKHHASDDPNQSPTRPESDGPA
- the pstB gene encoding phosphate ABC transporter ATP-binding protein, giving the protein MTTENAPVTPKILREETIIDVDHVSFWYGDRPALNDVTMAIDRQVITAFIGPSGCGKTTLLRLVNRMSDLVPQARMTGTIRMNGVDIYGPDTDVTRLRRRVGMVFQQPNPFPKSIYENVAYGPRIHGVKSGDFLDEIVERCLRRAFLWEEVEEQLEESALGLSLGQQQRLCIARAIAVEPEVLLMDEPCSSLDPVATSRIEELMLDLKDDYTIVIVTHNMQQAARVSEYTGFMLKGELVEMGVTDAMFTTPRDRRTEDYITGRAG
- the pstA gene encoding phosphate ABC transporter permease PstA, which produces MGSKWSKDDALIWLSGGALVVGFLMAAGLILVIVVHGLGGFWPQELTRYVMRDGRVILGHETSRVGVGTTDSAGKRSMAYRLRVRTGDLTLYPDEHIWLEEGGVAGRDAPREAVVVEQVRGGDAFGFLDSFVDDGIVVARGYDAVRAHYREQSSELERLRRRQALSIVLSSVDGRQHTISLANVQRIYAPNAMTTWTRVRHYTGSAWSYLWAPPRDENRLGGVYPAIFGTAAMVILMSIVVMPFGVLAAFYLREYGRPGPFLNAVRIAVNSLAGVPSIVFGVFGLGFFVYFLGGTLDRWFFAADLPEPTLGRGGILWCSLTLALLTLPVVIVAVEEGLAGVPPGIREASHALGATRFETLWRVVVPVVLPSMLTGLILSMARAAGTVAPLMITGAVAFSAELPVDGAWPFVHLEREFMHLGFHIFDTGFRPDGGEASLPMAYTSTLLLLAIVVALNAAAIGLRSRLRRRYSLAAA